The following nucleotide sequence is from Diospyros lotus cultivar Yz01 chromosome 3, ASM1463336v1, whole genome shotgun sequence.
CCGGGAAGCCCCCAAATTGATCTCATGACCGAGAGGGTTGAATTGTCCCATTATTACCCAGCATTACTTGATGAGCCCCGAGGGTAGGATCGTCTCATTCACCCCTCATATTGCAAGGGCTCAAAAATGAACAGTAAAGGGTAAATGAGACAATTTAATCCCTCCGCTGCGGCGCTGCCCATTTCGCTTCCCCCCACTCTCCCTTAATGTATTGTCTCATCCTTTTTTATTCATTGTATATCCtccaaacattaaaaaaaaaaaacctcaaaagAAATAATGAAGTTACAATTACATAGCAACTGGAAATATAATTAGCCCTCGAGAAATACTGAAAAAAGGTTTCCCAcgtacccaaataaattaaaaaaaaaaatttctctgGTCACTTCACttactgagagagagagagagagagattgacaCTGAAATTCCGCTCCAATCAGAAAagtgaaacttccaaaaatagcATTAGCCAGCCACCAACTAGCACTATCCAACTCCTACAGTATTAAACCTTGAATATATGCGAATGTGTCGTCTTTTAAGGAGGCGGGCATTTCCAAAATGCAGGATTTATCTAAAGTTGTCTTGAAAGAATTATGTACAAGAATTAGTTTCATGGAAATTAGCTGCTGCTCACCAATCAACATAACCCTTGATTACCTACTCACAAGTTCAAGCCCAATTTTGGCGTAAAACAACATCCTGGTCAAGGACTTAAACAACGATAGCATCATCATCACCCTCATTATATTCCTCATCATAATAAACATCACCGTCTTCAAAATCATCGCCATAAATGTCATCTTCATACATGGAACCTGCATGATCTGACCAGTTTTCTTTATCTTCAGGATCGGAGGATTCACAAGCACTTGCACGATCATCAATCTCTTCAGATTCATCACAGGAGGTTTTACTTTTGCTTTCCTCATCATCTTCTGATGTTTCTACATTCTCCGATGTCTCCTCGTCAGGATAATCGTTCATAGGATTATCTTCGGCTAAGAACCCAAGAATATAATCATAAATACAAGAACATGCAATGGGAATATATTGAATTGCTGTAAAGAAATGATGCAGAAACTCTATACCATTAGAATCATCAGTTTCGTACTCGGAGTCAGCCGGCCCATCATAGAACTCATCATCTTCATCCACCTGCACCCTGCACCAAAGACATCCATCAATATAATGAACCAAGttataaacttaaaaatttatgaatatgTCAACCTATTAATTCCTTACAAAGGAAAAAATGAGTTCGAAGCATCTTCTGTTATTTTGACGTCATCCTTCATGGCATAAAAATCATAGACATAGCAATCATTCGATGCTGCAGAGCAATTAGAGAAATACATGAAAATggggaaaacaaaaaaaggaaaaaaaaaagaatttgcaAGAAGGATTTAATTGTCAGGAATAGTAATGATAATTATGCAATGTGTCCTGAGAATTTTCTGTAACATTTGGCTGAAGGCAAAATATGCCTTTACTCACGCTTAAATTGCACCAAAAGACTCAGATcagaaatgagagagaagaagagctGAAGGCAAAATATGCCTTTACTCACGCTTAAATTCCACCAAAAGACTCAGAtcagaaaagagaaagaagaagcagaggcaACATAAGACCTCGATCGGACAGGTAATCATGAATATTAGACTCAATTTCTGCAGCAGCACTTGGGATGAATTCTCTTAATAATGGAAGATAACTAGACATAATCCTGTGATCTTCCAAGTCACTAGACCTGCATCAAAATCCAGACAAAAAACCCAGAACGTTGGAAAATCTGTGCTTTTAGAGGCAGCAGTATAAATCATGTTTTATGATAAAACTTACTCCTGTTGTTGTCCATTATCAGCTTTTTCCTCAGCATCAATACGAACAACATCATAGAGACGACACATTTCATGAAGAACACTATCATGCACTGCTTCTCTTTTCCCTGTTCTGCTCCTCCATATTTGTTCAAAACGAGCATTTTTTGATAGAACCTGGTCAGATCAAAGAATACAGAAGTAACTTTTGATATGCACTTGGTTTAGTGAACTAACACAAAAAATCATGTAATGACAAAAGTTGTTTGCTCCTTACTCTTGAGTTTCtcactaaaataatatttttaaaaaattgccaAAACAGTAttgggttaaaaataattaccaaTGGGTGCCAAGAGGGTGAAATTACACCTATCTTGTTTTAAAACCATTTAAAGCAAGAGGCCAAAATTGTAATTTCACCCTTTCAGCAAAATTTTCATTGTCCTATTAAGAAAGTGAGGAGGTAGggcatttgatattttaaaaattcagatCCAGCTTCATGGGCAAAGTGATTGTGTATTATGCTGAATGATAAAAGCAGTTCTATGGAATAGAGTGCCGGATCATGAATTTGGAATGGAATTTCTGGCCAGATACTTGGTGTAGGGCCCCCTCTTTCAGGGGTTCTTTGGTCTTGTACAGCATAGCAATTGACAAAAATACTGCTGCTACTGGTTTTTGAGCATTTTCTGATACAGGAATGATGCTGGAGTCCAGTTCAATAAAGCAATTCAGAATTGGTAGGTTAAAGCTGTGGATGAATTTCTTCAAATGGTAGATTAGGTAAATAACAGGGATGGGTAGGATGTCATGAAAGGGAAAAGGCAAAAAGAGACTCTCAGTGAAGTCTGTCACTCCTTCCTCAGGATGCTTTCAAAACTTAGTTCCATTGAAGATATTTGGAAGAATTGAATTTGTGAAAAGGTTTTGAGTTTTTCATGGTCTTctctatattttgttgtttactGGAAGCTGCTAAGAACAGGTTGTAGCTCTCTATCCATGAAGAGGTTGTCAATTGAAGAAGATAAGAACAGCAATAGAAGGCAACATAAATGTATTTAATGCGGTCCCTCAGTAGGAAAAGAAACAACATGATTTTTGAAGATGCAGGGGAacaaatacatataaatattaaagataTTGACTATATATTTACTATACAGTTTCTACTGGCTTCAGGGTAAGATTTTGTCAGGACCCTACGGATGTCTTAGGGGTATTTTCGTCCTTTGGGGTTACATTTGTAAGGTAGTTAGTAGCTGTTGTACTTAAGCAGCTACTAGAAGTTGTACCTTGGATAACCGCCAGTTAATTTGGCGCCAAGGAGAAGTTATAAAAGGCTAACTCAactgattctctctctcactcaatttctctccctctcaatccTTCTGTTCTCTCATCTCCCTTTGTTCTTTCTCCCCCTCCTGGCATTCTTCTCTCATCCTGCCCTAATTCTCTTCCTCATAAGAGAATTTCCATTGTCAGTCACAAGGTCCTGACAGATTTGTGAATCATCACTCTCTTTTATAGATTTTACCAAAAGCATTAGTATTATGATTGGTTCTTTACATTTCACCTTGTACCCTCAATTTATAAAGACTGACAGCTTGGCAATGCAGTGCACACAGAAAACGGTGACAGCACAGTCGAGTATGTTCATCATTGGTAACTGCATGGACTGGATCCATGATGGCGGCAGAGGAAacagaaagaaataaataaaatatcctaAGCATGTATAGAACAAGGATAAAAATCTAACATATAAATgtataacaaaaagaacaatgatgtaaaaatgaaaacttaacatgataaaaatttaacatGTAAATTTCAGTCTATGCAAATCAGTAGCAACAAAAAATTCCATCTGCATACCTCTTGCTTTTGTTTGGCTTTAACCAGCAACTGATCTTGTTTCTGCCATAAAATTCCATAGAAAAATGCAGTCATGTCAGTAACAAGAAGTATGCTGAAATTTCAATCATTTTTTAACAGTTTAACAATGTGCAAGATTCCAACAAGAGAAATCATGATGTGTAAGAGGGCAATAGCACAGCTCACATTTTGACCATCTTTATAAAAGGAGATGAAAAAAGGTCAAATAGTCGAGAGATGGACTACATcataatctaaaaaatttgCTTGAGAATATCAACCAAAACAATCCGAAGAATAGCAACCAGTCTTAACAGTGTACACCAATTACAGAACCAGAGAATGGACATACAGGCCAAAAAGAAGCAATCATATGCAACTAAACATATGATCGATGTTAAGGACCTTATGGTCTTTACAGAACCCCAGATAGGGATGTGACAATAGCACAATGTCATCAAATTATGTAGTAGGCATCAAGAGTTTAAAAGTTAATACAATCAAAAATCAGTATTACAAATACTCCATATCATGACCTAAGAAAATATTAGGACACTAAAATAATATCCTAGAACTTCAGTAACCTaagatttttgtttcttgtgatCAATTAGTTCTCTCATACAGAACTATATTAGGTTGGGCAGAAGCTGGAGTCTCCCACTGCCAGTGAAGAAGGCACTTATCTGACTCCCAAAATTATAATGGAATTGAAGTGAATTGAACGGTCTTAAGAATTTTTGTCACCTATCAACTTGTGCTTATTTAAGGCCAAAATTATgcccaccaaaaaaaaaggcTAGTCAAATTTCATAGTTCCTtctttttttgagtttttttttttttacaattactCTGTTTTCATAAACATAAGAGGCTCTTTCTAATAAAGTGCAACAATATGGATGACGCAAATAATAGTAGATGCAGAGGACATATGCAGCAAGTTAATACAGACCATCCCTGTAACTATGCACCCATCTGCTGGAAACTCAGATTAAGTAAATCTGAGCCAAATTATTCTATTACCTCAATGGTTCAAAATATTGATGCAAGCAATATTGATATcaaaaatatgcattcaaggacGTGCCATTCATTACCAGGATTTCTGTTGCAATGTTCTCTGGTTAAAGAATCTATAGATTGAGATATTATTTCAATCACTACAGCATATTTTGTGACCCCGAGTATTTCTATGTGATAAGGGGAGAACAAAGGCTTTTGCACGTTGGCCACATAAGCTTTTTTGAGAACAAAATAGACTATGGTCTAATGcatcaatataaaagaatatgaCTTCAACATAGCTTCACAAGTACCAACTCACTTCATTTTGTTTAACAAGTACTTCACAGCATGTTTAAGAGAAAAACCTAAAAGTAAGGACCATAAGCCCAGAATGCATAAAACCACTCAGAATCAAACAAACTATAGAGCATAgtcacataataatataaatatagtCGACATTATCAGTGCATTAACAGGTAATGGCCCACACTTCCTAacaattttgaataattggtTCTGAATACTATGAAGATCATATGCAAGCCTTTCTCTATGATATTGACTGTAACAAACAACCactctctttttcattttctctacAGCCctgaatttttataatttgaaatatctTGACCAATCCCACTTTAAAGAGATTCATCATGAGAATCAAATTCAACAAGATTATGTTCAAATGTCTTACCATATAGTCAATTTTAATGAgacacattttcaaaataaccaaTATTTCAGAGCTAATATATGTGGACCCCCTTGATAGAAcattgatcaaactcacttcatttcattttattaaattttgtttgcTGGAGTAACAGAGAGTGATCAAACATTCCTGCCATAAGTTCTCTCTAACAAGTTATAACAATTGGTATTGTCTTACCATAATAATTAACAAGTGACTTAAGAAAGAGAGATCTTACACTTTCATTCTTAAACATGCACCTTTGTTCCCCATTTTTGCCCTTACTGCTAAATCCATCAGCAGATTTAGGCTGCTTAAGAAATATCAAATCATTAGAATACTTACTATTGGGTTCTTCCGAGGTTAAAAATGAGATGACTGAAACCACACACCAAAAAGAGATAAGTTTGGATAAGAATACATGAAAACCAGACTTCCAAGCACATGCCAATGAACAAATTAAAATGCAAGCGATTCGTGGAACAGTAACTGTAccctaaaagatagaaaaacaTCACTGGTGACCTCTGAGCTGCTTACTGTCTCAACATGTTGCACAAAGACCTTTCTAGTCTTCAATTCCTTGACTGCAAAATACTAAGTGCTTCAGGTATAGGTTGGCTCAAGCAAGTGTACAAGTTTGTATATTATTCTGTACCAAACAGGAAACTGGCCACAAGCAGAACATCTTTAGCATGCAATCTATATCTGAAGCATATAGGTTACGTTCATCCTGCTAGTTATCACCATAGCAGTTTAGGCACAAAGCTCCCTTGGGGCATTCCATAGTATGTAATAATCAAACAAATCTATCAATTCATACTCAATCTGaaacttagagagagagagagagagagatgtacaTATTCATGCGCAGAGAGAGGTCCAATGACGCAATTGAAAATGATCTTCTTATAGTCATCCATGCAGGCACCAGTTAAAATACATATGTGcttgtatgcatgcatgtatgagTGCATAGGTACAcacagggagagagagaagctgAATGTACCTTTTGCAGGAGAATCAGAAATCGAGAGCTTCTGAAAGTCTATAAGCGGCCGCTTCAATGGCCTCTCGTTGATTTCAAGCCCTAAAAGCAGCAAGATTCGCAGTCAAACACTCAGAAACAGAGTTTCGAGATGAAGATGGAACAAtgagtcataaaaaaaaacaacaaaagaaaacgAAGGGAAATTCTAAACAACTCACAGAAGGCTTCAAGTGGAGACTGGTGAGCTTTTCGTTTAACCCTAACAATTATGGGCCTTTCGTTCTTCGATGGAGCCGAAGAGCTCGAGCCTGCGTCAGTCATCGCTGGTACAGCTAAATTAGGGTTTAGAATTGTTTCGTTTCAAAGGAAATGCTCGCGTGTAAGCAAGAGAGATAGACAGGACCGCTCCTTGCTccgactgagagagagagagagagagagagaagagagagaggaccGCTCCTTGCTCCGACTGCACGCACCCTCGGAGTGAGCATGTGACGAAATCTAAAATCGCATAGCATTTGGGCCTACTCCGACTTATTGGGCTCCGGCCGAAGCCTGACCCAACAACTAAACGCAGATTGAATTCGAGCCATTAGGCAAGATGTCATTTAAGTTTGGGAAtggtaaagataaattttaaaaatattttaaaatttttatttagttatttattaatttttttaaaacacatttaAAGGTATATGGATCATTCTTTCTTAGTCATAaggttttaaataaatttatttgaatgagataagataaatttatctgaataatcaaataaaagatGGTCTACTagataaatttaagaaatataataaaaatatttatatataatttttttttatttttttaaataatattttaattaacaaacactattaAGAATATacgaaaaaataggagaaatagaCTTAAATGGTGcgtttaaaaaattgaataaaactCTGTTGACATCCCTCGGGTTgagaattgaattaaataacaattaaaaGAGTTCAAATAAGCGACTTATCGTGCACTGAAAATATTGAATCCGACGATTTTCTCAAAGGAATgcagaatttagagagagagaaggggtttTGTTCAtagaaaaaaagggggaaaaagaaaatgtttggATCAACAGTCGGCCTAAAACGAGCCCCCATGTAACCAAATTGGGCTTCTCCAGATCCAAGTCATTTAAAAATTGGATCAAAATTTCAGGCGCAAGCTTAACAGAATCGGATCGGATCGGATCGCCTGACTCTAGTTTAGGTCTGGGTGACCGATTGACCCAATACAAAACTTCAAGTAGAAGCTTTTCTGGGTAGCCCATATTC
It contains:
- the LOC127796161 gene encoding RNA-directed DNA methylation 4, giving the protein MTDAGSSSSAPSKNERPIIVRVKRKAHQSPLEAFWLEINERPLKRPLIDFQKLSISDSPAKVKELKTRKVFVQHVETVSSSEVTSDVFLSFRPKSADGFSSKGKNGEQRCMFKNESKQDQLLVKAKQKQEVLSKNARFEQIWRSRTGKREAVHDSVLHEMCRLYDVVRIDAEEKADNGQQQESSDLEDHRIMSSYLPLLREFIPSAAAEIESNIHDYLSDRASNDCYVYDFYAMKDDVKITEDASNSFFPLVQVDEDDEFYDGPADSEYETDDSNAEDNPMNDYPDEETSENVETSEDDEESKSKTSCDESEEIDDRASACESSDPEDKENWSDHAGSMYEDDIYGDDFEDGDVYYDEEYNEGDDDAIVV